ATGGCCGTGATTTTTCGCATGGTCTTTCTCATGATCATGACCCTCATCTTTTTGATGTTCATGCTCATGCTCTTGGCCGTGCTCACTATCGTGTTCATCTCCTTCATGCGCGTGACCCGAATGCGCGTGCGCCTCCCAAGCCCCTCCTGCCCGATTTTCCAGAACTTCCAGTCGGGCTTTATTCGCCATACTGATTTTTCGAATATGCGAGGGTAATGTTTCCAGCGTTTTAGAAAGAAACCCTTCGAAGCCGCCTCCAATGTAGAAGACAAAATTAGATTTTTGCAACTTGCGGATTTGCGAAGGCTTTAACTGATAATTGTGGGGGGACGCATATCCCTGTATTAACAATTCAGCCTCTCCCGTTTCTCCCATGACCCCTTGGACCAAAGAATGTAACGGAGCGATGGTTGTCATCACACCTTTGGTTTCTGCCGCAAAAGACAGGGAAAAGGGCGCACATGCGACGGCAACTGCCAGTACGTATTTCTTCATCACTTTACCTAAAAAATTTTGGTTATGTTATAATATAACTATTCCAAGTCAAGACTATTTAGCAACCTATTTCAAAGGGGTTCAGACCCATATTTTAAAAAAGGCGTTGACAAATTCGCCCATCTAGATTTGTTATGTTATAACATTTCATAAAGTGGACTCACAATGCAACCTTTATCTTTTAAAATCTATTCGCTCGTCACTGCACTCAGTTTTCTCCCGGCTCTGGCTGTTGCCGGTGACGGACACGATCACGATCACGGCAATGCCTCGTACTCCCCTCACGGTGCCGCTGGATTCTATGGACATCTGGATACCAAGATACACAGCGATGTTGTCTATAAAGCCGAAGAAAAAGACGAGGAAATTTCAGAAACCTATAGCCATACTCATCTGGATTTGGGGTATGTTTTCTCTACCGGCCTCTCGCTCAACAGTGTTATCGAACTGGAAGGAGAGCCTGCGGGCCATGATCATGGCGGCGGCGGAAATGCAGCGGAAGGTAACAGTCGGTTTTTTGACGATCACACCCTCAAAATCAGAGATCTGAATATTCGCTATGAAACCGACCATTTTGGGTTGTTGGCCGGTAAATTTTCTCCTGTGGTTGGTTTCGATTATCACCAGTTTCCGGGCATTTACGGATATCAGATTATTCATGAATATGCGCTACGTGAGAAAATTGGGCTCGGTGCAAATCTCAAACTTGATGCGGGAGATTTCGGACGGCATAAACTCGAAGCCAGCAGCTTTTTTGCAGATACAAGTTTCCTAAGTGGTGCGTTATTAAACCGCCAAGATCCGGTCGAAAAGCAAGATGGCGGTGTTTCAAATACAGAAGATCTGTCCTCGTTTGCAGTCTCATTAGGCGGGCAGGATTTCTATTCATTAAACAATAATATCGTACAGGGGCTATCCTATCGGATTGGTTTTGCTCATCAGGCCGCCGGTAAAAACAATGAAGAGGATGAAAACCGGTATTCTGTTTCGTTGAACTACAAACACCGCTTTACCAAGGATTTCGAAGGCAGAATGATCGGGGAGATCATGCATATTCAGCACTTGAACGGCGAAGCCGCCCACGATCGTACCTGGCATACAGCAGGTTTGGAAATCACCTACAAAAATTGGAATGTCGGCTCTACATGGAGCCATATCCGCAATGACAACCCTGTAGAAATCGACGAAGCCATTGACGGAGACATCGTACAAGCGTCGATCGGTTATGAATTCGATAGCGGGGTGTTTCTGGGAGTTGGTTACAAATATCAGGACGAAGAAAATGAAGAAAACCACCGGGTTGGTGCACTTGTAAGCTATTCACACCATTTCTAGAAGTTGACAAATGATTTGACAAATTTAGACCAGTCGGTACATTTAAACCAACTGGTCTAAATTTGGAAATCTTTGTGTATTCAAAATCATCAAAAACCCGTGAAAAATTACTCGAAGCAACATCCCTGCTCCTGCGGACAAAGGGTTATAATGCGATGGGGTTATCTGACATTATTGGTCAAAGCGGGGTCCCTAAGGGCTCGCTCTACCACCATTTTCCAGATGGGAAAGAAGGATTGACCGCTGGCGCCGTCGATTTCGCGGGTCAGAAGATGCTGATATCCTTGCAAAAACTAATCGACAAAACGGGAAGCCCGGTGGCGGGTATTCAGGCATTCTGCGATTATTATATTCAGCAGCTGGAGGAAAGCGGCTACCGAAAAGGATGCCCTCTTGCCACTGTTGCGTTGGAAACGGCTGCAGATGTTCCGATGGTACAAAAGGCCTGTGCCAATGCGTTTTCATCATACGAAAAATTACTCGCCGAGCAAATCCATGTCTTCGGCGCTCCAGAAGAGAAAGCCAATCAATTGGCAATTACAACGATATCTGCCATCGAAGGGGCACTTTTGCTTGCAAAAGCACAAAACAGTACCGCCCCCCTGCAAATCATGCGGGACCAGTTGTCAGATCTCCTGAAACCGTTTCAGTCATCTCAAAAATAAGGACATAAACCCATGACTGTTATTCAAGAGAACCTTTCGCTTCCGGCAAAAGACGGATACCCACTCAGTGCGACCCTTTTCACAGCGAATATACCGTCCTCACATTTTGTGCTGATTAACAGCGCAACTGCCGTTCCGCGTCAGTTCTACAAAAACTATGCGGAATTTCTGGTTCAGGAGGGTTTTTCCGTTTTGACATACGATTACCGTGGCATTGGCGGCTCCCGGCCTGCAAATCTTCGTGGTTTCACTGCGCGTATGAGGGACTGGGCATTGCAGGATATGGCCGGCATGGTCGACTGGCTCAGGTCCGAGAAATGCCCGGACAAAATTTTTATGATCGGCCACAGCTTTGGAGGTCAGGCCGCCGGCCTTATGGATAATATCGACAATATCGCCGGAATGCTGACCGTATCTGCACAAAGCGGTCATTGGCGCCTGCAGGGCGGGGAACAGAAATTGATGGTTCTGCTTCACAGTTGGGTTACACTCCCGGTTACCGGTTTCCTTTTGGGATACATGCCATGGAGTTGGTTCGGGGGCGAAGATTTACCGGGTAAGGTCAGTTCAGAATGGGCCGGTTGGTGTCGCCATCAGGACTATATTCTAGGCGACAAAACCCTACCCCTTGATCGTTACAATAAATTTAACATTCCTGTTCTTGCCTACAGCATTGACGACGATAAATGGGGCACTGAAAAATCTGTCGATGCCATGATGAAAGCTTACCCAAATCTTGAAAGACGCCATATCGTCCCTCAAACAGAAGGGATCAGCTCCCTCGGTCACTTTGGATATTTCCGTGCGAAATCCGAACCTCTTTGGAAGGAAGCTGTGTCCTGGTTAAAAGGACTTCAAGCAGTTTCCTGAATGCTACCTTATTTTCGAACCAGAAATGCGGTTCCGAACAAAACAGCACTTGTCAGCACGAGGGACAGGGTGAATGTACTGTTCACCTGATATAATAAACCGGCGATTAACGGGCCAAACATCTGACCGGCGGCAAATGCTGCGGTCATCGCCGCAATATGGCGAAGCGCATCCGAGGCTGGTGCCAATCGGTGCGCTTCTTTCATTCCCATCATGGTAATAATCATAAACGTACCGCCAACACATAACCCGGACAATAAAATCATCCCGATATGGCCGGATATCAAAGGCAACAATAGCCCCGCCCCCAAGACAAGCTGACTGATCCGCCAGATGGTGGCATTTGAAAAGTGACGTTGCAACCGGGCTGCAAGAATGGTCGAAACAAACGCAGCCCCTCCAAAAATTGGCCAGCTCCATCCGAAAATCAGCGGATCATTGATAACGGTGCGCGCCATTACTGGCAAATAGGTTGCCGGTATGACATACCCCACCCCCGTAGCACCATATGCTATAATATTCCGCCAATTCAAAGGGGTCTTTTCAGCGGTAAGCTCAGCGGATTTCGTCGTTTTTTTTCCAGGGATCTCTTCACCTATCAAAAGGAAAAGAAACGCTGCCGCGATCAATATGACAGCGCCGAAGATAATCCAGCTTTGTGAACTTCCAATGCCCGACTGCATAATCACCAAGGCGGCCAGGCCAGATAAGGCAATCCCCCCGCCCACGCCAGAAAAAACAACCCCCTGCATCGCCACTTGCCCGTGCCTGGCCAAATACTCGATATAAAAGCCACCGACCATCACAAGACAAAAAGCGCTCAAGGCACCGGCCAGAAATCTCAGAATTAACCAAAGGGAAATAAGGTCGGTCAGACCCATCAACAGGGTTGTCAGACCAATGATCACAAGGGATACCTTAAGGACCAGTTTTGGTGCCAGCGGAAGCCGGGAGGCAACCGTCGCGCCAATCCAGTACCCAAGAAAATGAACAGAGGCGATCCATCCCCCTTCCGATACCGTCAATAGATTTTCATTCTGCATCAACGGTAAAATCGGGGTAAACACAAAGCGGCCTATCCCCATCGCAATGACGAGGGTTGTAAAACCAATAACCGTAATTCTCAGCGAATTATCTTTTTCCATTTCCATCAACGCTACTCTTGCCCACCATACAAACCCGAACTTGATACTTGCCGATTATGCCAACCATCGTATATCTTTAAAAGTGAATAATAGTGATAGTTGGTTTCTATAAAAGAGATATTAAAATGCAAAATATAAGCCTTCAGGCCTTGGAAATTTTTCGAACTGTTGCGGCGGAGGGCAGTGTTTCAAAAGCTGCTCAAAAGCTGGGGCGTGTACAATCCAACATCAGTACGCGGATCAAACAACTTGAAGAAAACCTAGGCAAATCGCTGTTCTTACGGAAGAATAGAGGTCTGGATCTCACGGCCGACGGGAAATTGCTTTTATCTTACGCAGAACGTTTTCATTCTTTGTCTGAAGAAACCACAGAAGCATTTCGCGAGGGAAAGCCTTCCGGATCGTTCCGGATTGGCGCAATGGAAAGCACAGCGGCGGCCCGCCTGCCCGCTTATATGTCTAAATACCACGCCCTTTACCCGGCAATTGAGATTGAGTTGGTGACGGGAACCGCAGGCGCGTTGCTGACCCGCCTTCAAAAGTATGAAATTGAAGCGGCGTTTGTTGCTGAGCCACTGACGGACCCGACCCTTGATAGCCTTTCGGTTTTTGAAGAGCAACTGGTACTGATTGCCCCATCTAACTACCCTTCTTTGGAAATTGGCGTTAATTTAAATGGTCGCCCGTTGATCGCGTTTGAAGTTGGCTGCGCCTATCGACGTTATCTGGAGCGATGGTTGATGGAGAATGAAATTTTTCCGTCCGCAACACATTCGTTAAGTTCTTATCTGGCTATTCTTGCCTCCGTCTCGGCGGGAAGTGGCTTTAGTGTGATCCCCCAGTCCGTGTTGTCACGGGTGCAATTGGACGGTACATTTCAGACGCTGCCTCTAGACGGTGAGTATGCTCACATTCAGACCCTCCTAGCTTGGCGAAGGGATTTCTCTTCTCCTCGCCTTGACTGCCTGAAGGCTCTTCTTACACAACAAAATACTAGATCTCGTTGAACAGACAATACTCAACGAGATCAATAGGGTACGTTTATTTTTTAGACCAATTCTGCAAGTGATTTAGCAGAGTAATCTTCCAGTTCATCCATGCGGCCTTCGCGCACTTTCTTTGGCCATTCCGGATCCTGAATAAGGGCGCGGCCAACGGCCACCAGATCAAATTCATCTGTCTCCAGCCGGTCGCCGAGATCCTCAAAACTGCGGGTCCCGGAGTCTTCGCCCTTAAACGATGACATCATGTCTTTGGACAGACCAACACTTCCCACCGTGATAGTTGGCAGACCTGTCAGTTTTTTCGTCCATCCTGCAAGATTTAATGGGCTACCCTCAAATTCCGGTTCCCAATATCGGCGGGTTGAGCAGTGGAAAATATCGACTCCCGCCTCAACCAGTGGCTTAAGAAACGCGGCCAGCTCTTCTGGGCTTTCGGCCAAACGGGCACTATAATCCTGCTGCTTCCATTGGGAGAACCGAAAAACAATTGGATATTCATCGCCCGTTGCGGCCCGAATGGCAGCGACAATTCTGGCGGCAAATGATGTCCGTTTTACTTGGTCACCACCATATTCGTCTTCCCGCCGGTTCATCTGTTCCCAAAAGAACTGATCGATCAGATATCCATGGGCACCATGAATTTCCACGCCGTCAAATCCGATATTCTTGGCGGCCGTTGCGGCATCCGCATAGGCCTTGACCAGAAACTCAATCTCGTCTTCTGTTAAGGGCTCGGCGATTTTCTTTTCATTGTGCAAGATGCCAGAGGGACTGGCGTTCGGCAGTTCAGGATTAGGTGCCTCGTTTGCCCGCCGTGCCATTCCAACATGCCAGATTTGCGGCATAATCTTGCCGCCAGCTCCGTGAACAGCCTTTACCACATTTTCCCAGCCGGCCAATGCTTTTTCACCGTAGAAATGAGGAACATTGGGGTGTGGAGACGCAACAGGATCGTTCACCACAGTCCCTTCCGTAATGATAAGCCCGGTTCCCCCTTCTACACGGCGACGATAGTAGTCGGCCACATTCTGGCCCGGGACGCCATCTGGCGAAAAAAACCGGGTCATTGGTGCCATCACCAACCGATTGGGCAACGAAAGTTTTGGAGAAGAAAACGGCGAAAAGAGTTTGTCAAGTTTACGGGGCACAGCTTGTTCCTATTATTTATTCATCGTTAGACTGTTTTTTAATATAGCTACTAAAAACGTAGTTAAAAGTATAGCTTTTTTTCAATCCCCTATTTCACCGCCTCTTTATAGCTGGGCAGTGTTTGTTTCCACGCCGACAAATAACCTTCCGACCAACTCCAGCGTCGCGTCGCTGACCATCATATGCTGAGTCGCTACATGGACGTCTCTGAAATGGCGCTGCAACGGGCTTTTAGCATAGACAGACGTTCCTCCGCCCAACCGATACATTCGGTCAATAACCCTGGCGGCCGAGTTGGTCGCATGGGTTGTCGCCAATCTGATATCCCGGCGATCCTCAATGCTCGGCTCTTCTCCTTGCGTCGCCTTTTGCCAACTTCTTGAAATGGACTCATAGAAAAACAGGCGGGCCGCCCGCAATTCCGCTTCCGCTTTGGCCACCTGACTTTGAGTTGATGGTTTTAGAGCAAGCGGCTTGCTACTTCCCTGCGGCGTCTTCTCGCTTGCAAATCCGACCAGTTCATCCAACGACGCCCGCGCAAGACCCAAAGCAACGGCGGCAATTCCAATGCCAAGCAGTGCAAAAATAGGAAATTTATGAATGGCACCGTCTGGGGCGGACATCCGGGTGGCATCAAATGTCATGTCTTCAGGCACGAACAAATCCCGCACCCGAAAATCGGTTGAACCGGTCGCTTTCAACCCTGAAACCTGCCAGGTATCAAGCAACTCGATCTCAGTCGTTGGCATAAAGAAGGCTCGTTGATCCGGGCGGCCATCCGATGTCTTGAGAATTGTACCTTCAGAGTCAGTTACAAACCCTCCTCCCGATATATAAGCCGCATTTCGGGACCCTGACCCCCACTGCCACTGTCCGGTTAACCGATACCCTCTCCTGTCACCCTGAACCGTTTTGACAGCCCGCCCCATTGGCGCGAAGACACCAGCGGTAATGGCCTTTGGATCCGAGTGAAAAATCCGCCGGGCTGCGTCCTCTGGCAGGTTTGAAACGGATATTGCCGAGGTAATACCAATAAAAACAACCCATGCGACCGAACCATCTGCATAGGCCAGATATTCTGTGACTGCCGCATAATCTAGCGGAGATTTCTCCAATCCATGGAGGCTTTTTGGTGTGCATAATCGATAAAGACCCGTTTCTGCAATCCGATCGGCAAGATCCTGTGAGACATATCCCTGTACCTCAAACTCGCTTGCCCGCGTCCGAATTTCTTCAGAAAAGCTTTTGGCAATATTCATCACATCCTCTGACGGATTTAGCATGGTTTGAAATGCTGTCATTTAGTCCCCCGATTAATTTCTGTTTTCATAATGCGGATAAACGCGTTACACAAAAAGGGCAAAAAGGGACAACATGATAGGCAATACAGGACATGATAAAGCGCCTCGCTTTTGAAAATTCGCTTTTTTCTTTCCTTGAAAAGGAACGAATACCCACATTGCCAATCAAGCAGCAGCTTGAAACATGCAATGAGGACCGCCTTACCAGACTGAGACTTCTTGCCTATTATGCCGTTCAAGAGAGTCAGGAAAAACGCCTCGGTTTAATCGTGGGCCTTAAAACCACTACATTATCCTATGGCATCTTGGGACATGCGATATTGCATTGTGATACCCTTCTAAAGTCACAGCAGTTAATGCTGGATCATATCTGGGTTTTACAACCGACCCCGCGAAATCCTGTCAGTCTTGAACTTTCCGGGCAGCGCATGGCAATTCGCTATTTACTGCCTCCTCTCTGGCCTGAAATACCGGATTTCTTTCTGGATCTGTTTTTTTCGGCAAATCTGGCACGGGCACGCGAACTCACGGGGCATCCTTTAGACACCTGCCGACTGGAACTTACAAGGGACAAGCCCGATGATTACAGTCGCTATGAAAAACTGTTGGGGATTCCGGTCTCCTATGCGCAGCCCCATGATCGGTTAATATATGACCGGGCCTTTGCAGAACGCCCTTTGTCAGCATCCTATATTTCTCATTCGGCCGCTTATCGGGAACAATGCAAATTAATCCTGTCACGGATGCATTCTTCTTCAGGGCTCACTGAACATATTCGTAAAATAATCATGGAGGATCGTTCGCGCTCACTCACCATGCGAAACGTGGCGGATCTCCTCAATCAGGATACCAGAACCCTGCGGCGTCATCTTGAAAAAGAAGGCACCAGTTTTCGCGACATTCAAAATGAAGTGCGGTGTCATATCGCCTGCCAGTATTTAACGGATACTGATCTGTCGGTAGCCGATATTGCCGTGCTATCCGGTTATTTCGACGCCCCCACCTTTAGCCGCGCCTTCAAAGGATGGACCGGAAAAACGCCTCCTGAATACAGAAAAAATAAAAACTAATTCAATTATTTAAACAAAAACCCTAAATCAATTTCTGAATTCTCTCCTGAAGCATAGGAATGACATCAACTTCAAACCAGGGGTTGCGTTTCAGCCAAATATTATTTCGAGGACTAGGGTGTGGGAGGACAACAATATCTGGCCAGTATTCCTGCCAGTTTTTGACAGTGTCAGTCACTGTTTTTCGCTTCCGGTCCCCCAAATGCCAATCCATCGCATATTGCCCGATAACAAGCGTAAGGCGGACAGAGGATAATTTTCTCATCAGCCGCGAACGCCATGCTTCTGCACATTCAGGCCGCGGGGGAAGATCTCCTGATTTACCCGTTCCTGGAAAACAGAACCCCATTGGAACGATGTTGATTTTCGTATCGTCGTAAAATTGGTCCCGTTCTATGCCCATCCATTGACGCAGTCGATCCCCACTGGGGTCATTAAACGGGATCCCGGTTTCATGTACGCGGCGC
This region of Sneathiella aquimaris genomic DNA includes:
- a CDS encoding porin; this translates as MQPLSFKIYSLVTALSFLPALAVAGDGHDHDHGNASYSPHGAAGFYGHLDTKIHSDVVYKAEEKDEEISETYSHTHLDLGYVFSTGLSLNSVIELEGEPAGHDHGGGGNAAEGNSRFFDDHTLKIRDLNIRYETDHFGLLAGKFSPVVGFDYHQFPGIYGYQIIHEYALREKIGLGANLKLDAGDFGRHKLEASSFFADTSFLSGALLNRQDPVEKQDGGVSNTEDLSSFAVSLGGQDFYSLNNNIVQGLSYRIGFAHQAAGKNNEEDENRYSVSLNYKHRFTKDFEGRMIGEIMHIQHLNGEAAHDRTWHTAGLEITYKNWNVGSTWSHIRNDNPVEIDEAIDGDIVQASIGYEFDSGVFLGVGYKYQDEENEENHRVGALVSYSHHF
- a CDS encoding TetR/AcrR family transcriptional regulator, whose protein sequence is MYSKSSKTREKLLEATSLLLRTKGYNAMGLSDIIGQSGVPKGSLYHHFPDGKEGLTAGAVDFAGQKMLISLQKLIDKTGSPVAGIQAFCDYYIQQLEESGYRKGCPLATVALETAADVPMVQKACANAFSSYEKLLAEQIHVFGAPEEKANQLAITTISAIEGALLLAKAQNSTAPLQIMRDQLSDLLKPFQSSQK
- a CDS encoding alpha/beta hydrolase family protein codes for the protein MTVIQENLSLPAKDGYPLSATLFTANIPSSHFVLINSATAVPRQFYKNYAEFLVQEGFSVLTYDYRGIGGSRPANLRGFTARMRDWALQDMAGMVDWLRSEKCPDKIFMIGHSFGGQAAGLMDNIDNIAGMLTVSAQSGHWRLQGGEQKLMVLLHSWVTLPVTGFLLGYMPWSWFGGEDLPGKVSSEWAGWCRHQDYILGDKTLPLDRYNKFNIPVLAYSIDDDKWGTEKSVDAMMKAYPNLERRHIVPQTEGISSLGHFGYFRAKSEPLWKEAVSWLKGLQAVS
- a CDS encoding YbfB/YjiJ family MFS transporter, producing MEMEKDNSLRITVIGFTTLVIAMGIGRFVFTPILPLMQNENLLTVSEGGWIASVHFLGYWIGATVASRLPLAPKLVLKVSLVIIGLTTLLMGLTDLISLWLILRFLAGALSAFCLVMVGGFYIEYLARHGQVAMQGVVFSGVGGGIALSGLAALVIMQSGIGSSQSWIIFGAVILIAAAFLFLLIGEEIPGKKTTKSAELTAEKTPLNWRNIIAYGATGVGYVIPATYLPVMARTVINDPLIFGWSWPIFGGAAFVSTILAARLQRHFSNATIWRISQLVLGAGLLLPLISGHIGMILLSGLCVGGTFMIITMMGMKEAHRLAPASDALRHIAAMTAAFAAGQMFGPLIAGLLYQVNSTFTLSLVLTSAVLFGTAFLVRK
- a CDS encoding LysR family transcriptional regulator, giving the protein MQNISLQALEIFRTVAAEGSVSKAAQKLGRVQSNISTRIKQLEENLGKSLFLRKNRGLDLTADGKLLLSYAERFHSLSEETTEAFREGKPSGSFRIGAMESTAAARLPAYMSKYHALYPAIEIELVTGTAGALLTRLQKYEIEAAFVAEPLTDPTLDSLSVFEEQLVLIAPSNYPSLEIGVNLNGRPLIAFEVGCAYRRYLERWLMENEIFPSATHSLSSYLAILASVSAGSGFSVIPQSVLSRVQLDGTFQTLPLDGEYAHIQTLLAWRRDFSSPRLDCLKALLTQQNTRSR
- a CDS encoding NADH:flavin oxidoreductase, whose amino-acid sequence is MPRKLDKLFSPFSSPKLSLPNRLVMAPMTRFFSPDGVPGQNVADYYRRRVEGGTGLIITEGTVVNDPVASPHPNVPHFYGEKALAGWENVVKAVHGAGGKIMPQIWHVGMARRANEAPNPELPNASPSGILHNEKKIAEPLTEDEIEFLVKAYADAATAAKNIGFDGVEIHGAHGYLIDQFFWEQMNRREDEYGGDQVKRTSFAARIVAAIRAATGDEYPIVFRFSQWKQQDYSARLAESPEELAAFLKPLVEAGVDIFHCSTRRYWEPEFEGSPLNLAGWTKKLTGLPTITVGSVGLSKDMMSSFKGEDSGTRSFEDLGDRLETDEFDLVAVGRALIQDPEWPKKVREGRMDELEDYSAKSLAELV
- a CDS encoding acyl-CoA dehydrogenase family protein, which produces MTAFQTMLNPSEDVMNIAKSFSEEIRTRASEFEVQGYVSQDLADRIAETGLYRLCTPKSLHGLEKSPLDYAAVTEYLAYADGSVAWVVFIGITSAISVSNLPEDAARRIFHSDPKAITAGVFAPMGRAVKTVQGDRRGYRLTGQWQWGSGSRNAAYISGGGFVTDSEGTILKTSDGRPDQRAFFMPTTEIELLDTWQVSGLKATGSTDFRVRDLFVPEDMTFDATRMSAPDGAIHKFPIFALLGIGIAAVALGLARASLDELVGFASEKTPQGSSKPLALKPSTQSQVAKAEAELRAARLFFYESISRSWQKATQGEEPSIEDRRDIRLATTHATNSAARVIDRMYRLGGGTSVYAKSPLQRHFRDVHVATQHMMVSDATLELVGRLFVGVETNTAQL
- a CDS encoding AraC family transcriptional regulator; this encodes MIKRLAFENSLFSFLEKERIPTLPIKQQLETCNEDRLTRLRLLAYYAVQESQEKRLGLIVGLKTTTLSYGILGHAILHCDTLLKSQQLMLDHIWVLQPTPRNPVSLELSGQRMAIRYLLPPLWPEIPDFFLDLFFSANLARARELTGHPLDTCRLELTRDKPDDYSRYEKLLGIPVSYAQPHDRLIYDRAFAERPLSASYISHSAAYREQCKLILSRMHSSSGLTEHIRKIIMEDRSRSLTMRNVADLLNQDTRTLRRHLEKEGTSFRDIQNEVRCHIACQYLTDTDLSVADIAVLSGYFDAPTFSRAFKGWTGKTPPEYRKNKN
- a CDS encoding uracil-DNA glycosylase family protein is translated as MSTETLDILLTQIQACRLCHSVLPEGPRPVVQASASAPILVVGQAPGRRVHETGIPFNDPSGDRLRQWMGIERDQFYDDTKINIVPMGFCFPGTGKSGDLPPRPECAEAWRSRLMRKLSSVRLTLVIGQYAMDWHLGDRKRKTVTDTVKNWQEYWPDIVVLPHPSPRNNIWLKRNPWFEVDVIPMLQERIQKLI